Proteins co-encoded in one Streptomyces roseochromogenus subsp. oscitans DS 12.976 genomic window:
- the cobN gene encoding cobaltochelatase subunit CobN, which produces MSTVLLLSTADTDLLAARASGADYRIGNPTRVDVSAELPGLIDGANLAVVRLLGGKRAWEEGLAALKAAGIPTVLLGGEAVPDAELMAESSVPAGVVAEALKYLVEGGPANLLELSRFLSDTVLLTGEGFEEPRKMPEYGVHGAYEVRDGRPTVGVLFYRAHELSGNTAFVDTLCDAIEARGANALPVYCGSLRGADAGLYEVLAGADALVATVLAAGGTHASQASAGGDEEAWDIGALADLNIPVLQGLCLTSSRAAWEESDAALSPMDAAMQVAIPEFDGRLITVPFSFKEQGPDEVPVYIADPERAARVAGIALRHAELKHKPNAEKKIALVFTAYPTKHSRVGNAVGLDTPASAVRVLDALRDAGYSLTEYPSGGDELIHRLIEAGGHDVEWLTEDQLAAAPARVPLADYRAWFEKLDPDLKDAMVEAWGEPPGSLYVDGEDVVLASLQFGNVVVMIQPPRGFGENPIAIYHDPDMPPSHHYMAAYRWLDNSFGADAIVHMGKHGTMEWLPGKGLGLSRGCAPDAVLGDLPLIYPFIVNDPGEGTQAKRRGHATVVDHLVPPMARADTYGDLAKLEQLLDEYALVSDLDPAKAPAVRAQIWTLVKAAELHHDLHVDAQPEDDDFDEFVMHIDGYLCEIKDVQIRDGLHILGGGPVGEPRVNLVLAVLRASQVWGGQADALPGLRAALAAHFGLVEKELLAEPGVPVKVPVELTDLVDGPSRTAADAIDLLEQLCRRIAEGMEERAWERAAVSAVLGDALGVELPDAIAVLEFACDEVVPRLARTTDEIGHILRALDGGYVPAGPSGSPTRGLVNVLPTGRNFYSVDPKAIPSRLSWEVGQSLADSLVQRYLQDTGEYPKSVGLTVWGTSAMRTQGDDIAEILALLGCRPVWDDASRRVTGFEIVPLAELGRPRIDVTVRISGFFRDAFPHVVGLIDDAVRAVAELDEPAESNYVRAHVEEDAAAHGDRRRATARVFGSKPGAYGAGLLPLIDARNWRSDADLAEVYAVWGGYAYGRGLDGRAARGDMETAFKRIAVAAKNVDTREHDLVDADDYFQYHGGMVAMVRHLTGANPEAYVGDSAVPDQVKTRTLGEETHRVFRARVVNPRWMAAMRRHGYKGAFEMAATVDYLFGYDATAGVVDDWMYEKLSAEYVFDPENRDFMKKSNPWALRGITERLLEAADRGLWAEPDADTLERLRATYLELEGDLEGDDQ; this is translated from the coding sequence ATGAGCACAGTGTTGTTGTTGTCGACCGCCGACACGGATCTGCTGGCGGCCCGGGCCTCCGGCGCGGACTACCGCATCGGCAACCCGACCCGGGTGGACGTCTCCGCAGAGCTGCCGGGGCTGATCGACGGCGCGAACCTGGCCGTCGTACGCCTGCTGGGCGGCAAGCGCGCCTGGGAGGAGGGGCTGGCCGCGCTGAAGGCGGCCGGGATCCCGACCGTGCTGCTGGGCGGCGAGGCCGTACCGGACGCCGAGCTGATGGCCGAGTCGTCGGTGCCGGCCGGTGTGGTGGCGGAGGCCTTGAAGTACCTGGTCGAGGGTGGCCCGGCGAACCTGCTGGAGCTGTCCCGGTTCCTGTCCGACACCGTGCTGCTGACCGGCGAGGGCTTCGAGGAGCCGCGGAAGATGCCGGAGTACGGCGTCCACGGCGCCTACGAGGTCCGGGACGGGCGCCCGACCGTGGGCGTGCTCTTCTACCGGGCTCACGAACTGAGCGGCAACACCGCCTTCGTGGACACCCTGTGCGACGCCATCGAGGCGCGCGGCGCCAACGCCCTCCCGGTGTACTGCGGTTCGCTGCGCGGGGCGGACGCCGGGCTGTACGAGGTCCTCGCCGGGGCCGACGCTCTCGTCGCCACGGTCCTGGCCGCGGGCGGCACCCACGCCTCGCAGGCCTCGGCCGGCGGCGACGAGGAAGCCTGGGACATCGGGGCCCTCGCGGACCTCAACATCCCCGTGCTGCAAGGTCTTTGCCTCACCTCCTCGCGGGCCGCATGGGAGGAGTCGGACGCCGCGCTGTCCCCCATGGACGCGGCGATGCAGGTCGCGATCCCGGAGTTCGACGGGCGGCTGATCACCGTGCCGTTCTCCTTCAAGGAGCAGGGCCCTGACGAGGTCCCGGTGTACATCGCCGACCCGGAGCGGGCCGCGCGAGTGGCCGGAATCGCCCTGCGCCACGCCGAGCTGAAGCACAAGCCGAACGCGGAGAAGAAGATCGCGCTGGTCTTCACGGCGTACCCGACGAAGCACTCCCGGGTCGGCAACGCGGTCGGTCTGGACACGCCCGCGTCGGCGGTGCGCGTCCTGGACGCCCTGCGCGACGCGGGCTACTCGCTCACCGAATACCCCTCCGGGGGCGACGAGTTGATCCACCGGCTGATCGAGGCCGGCGGCCATGACGTCGAGTGGCTCACGGAGGATCAGCTGGCCGCCGCGCCCGCGCGGGTGCCGCTGGCGGACTACCGGGCGTGGTTCGAGAAGCTCGACCCGGACCTCAAGGACGCCATGGTGGAGGCGTGGGGCGAGCCGCCGGGCAGCCTGTACGTCGACGGCGAGGACGTCGTGCTGGCGTCGCTGCAGTTCGGGAACGTCGTCGTGATGATCCAGCCGCCGCGCGGCTTCGGCGAGAACCCGATCGCGATCTACCACGACCCCGACATGCCGCCCTCGCACCACTACATGGCGGCCTACCGCTGGCTGGACAACAGCTTCGGCGCGGACGCCATCGTGCACATGGGCAAGCACGGCACGATGGAGTGGCTGCCGGGCAAGGGGCTGGGGCTGTCACGTGGTTGCGCGCCGGACGCGGTCCTCGGCGATCTGCCCCTAATCTACCCGTTCATCGTCAACGACCCCGGTGAGGGCACCCAGGCCAAGCGGCGGGGTCACGCCACGGTGGTGGACCACCTGGTGCCGCCGATGGCGCGTGCCGACACCTACGGCGACCTGGCCAAGCTGGAGCAGCTGCTGGACGAGTACGCGCTCGTCTCCGACCTGGACCCGGCGAAGGCCCCGGCCGTCCGCGCCCAGATCTGGACCCTCGTCAAGGCGGCCGAGCTGCACCACGACCTGCATGTGGACGCGCAGCCGGAGGACGACGACTTCGACGAGTTCGTCATGCACATCGACGGCTATCTGTGCGAGATCAAGGACGTGCAGATCCGGGACGGCCTGCACATCCTGGGCGGCGGTCCGGTCGGCGAGCCGCGTGTGAACCTGGTGCTGGCCGTGCTGCGCGCCTCCCAGGTGTGGGGCGGCCAGGCCGACGCGCTGCCGGGGCTGAGGGCCGCGCTGGCAGCTCATTTCGGGCTGGTCGAGAAGGAGTTGCTGGCCGAGCCGGGTGTCCCGGTGAAGGTGCCGGTGGAGCTGACGGACCTGGTCGACGGTCCGTCGCGCACGGCCGCCGACGCGATCGACCTGCTGGAGCAGCTGTGCCGGCGGATCGCGGAGGGCATGGAGGAGCGGGCCTGGGAGCGGGCGGCCGTGTCCGCCGTGCTCGGGGACGCGCTCGGCGTCGAACTCCCGGATGCCATCGCCGTGCTGGAGTTCGCCTGTGACGAGGTCGTACCCCGTCTCGCCCGCACCACGGACGAGATCGGGCACATCCTGCGGGCGCTGGACGGCGGCTACGTCCCCGCCGGTCCCTCGGGTTCGCCGACGCGCGGCCTGGTGAACGTCCTGCCGACCGGCCGGAACTTCTACTCGGTCGACCCCAAGGCCATTCCGTCCCGGCTGAGTTGGGAGGTCGGGCAGTCGCTGGCCGACTCGCTGGTGCAGAGGTACCTCCAGGACACGGGCGAGTACCCGAAGTCTGTCGGCCTGACCGTCTGGGGTACGTCCGCGATGCGTACCCAGGGCGACGACATCGCCGAGATCCTGGCGCTGCTGGGCTGCCGTCCGGTGTGGGACGACGCCTCGCGCCGGGTGACCGGCTTCGAGATCGTTCCCCTGGCGGAGCTGGGCCGCCCGCGCATCGATGTCACGGTCCGCATCTCCGGCTTCTTCCGGGACGCGTTCCCGCACGTCGTGGGGCTGATCGACGACGCGGTGCGGGCGGTGGCGGAGCTGGACGAGCCGGCCGAGAGCAACTACGTGCGGGCGCATGTGGAGGAGGACGCGGCCGCGCACGGGGACCGGCGCCGGGCTACGGCCCGGGTCTTCGGCTCGAAGCCGGGCGCGTACGGCGCCGGTCTGCTGCCGCTGATCGACGCGCGCAACTGGCGCAGCGACGCGGATCTGGCCGAGGTGTACGCCGTCTGGGGCGGCTACGCCTACGGGCGCGGGCTCGACGGGCGGGCGGCGCGCGGGGACATGGAGACCGCGTTCAAGCGGATCGCGGTGGCGGCGAAGAACGTCGACACCCGTGAGCACGACCTGGTCGACGCGGACGACTACTTCCAGTACCACGGCGGCATGGTCGCGATGGTCCGGCATCTGACCGGCGCCAACCCCGAGGCGTACGTGGGTGACAGCGCCGTACCGGACCAGGTGAAGACGCGGACGCTGGGCGAGGAGACGCACCGCGTCTTCCGGGCCCGGGTGGTCAACCCGCGCTGGATGGCGGCGATGCGCCGGCACGGTTACAAGGGCGCCTTCGAGATGGCGGCGACCGTGGACTATCTGTTCGGCTACGACGCCACGGCGGGCGTGGTCGACGACTGGATGTACGAGAAGCTCAGCGCGGAGTACGTCTTCGACCCGGAGAACCGGGACTTCATGAAGAAGTCCAACCCGTGGGCGCTGCGCGGCATCACCGAGCGGCTCCTGGAGGCGGCGGACCGGGGCCTGTGGGCCGAGCCGGACGCGGACACGCTGGAGCGGCTGCGCGCCACCTACCTGGAGCTGGAAGGCGACTTGGAGGGCGACGACCAGTGA
- a CDS encoding cobyric acid synthase, with protein sequence MNGGLLVAGTTSDAGKSVVTAGICRWLVRQGVKVAPFKAQNMSLNSFVTREGAEIGRAQAMQAQACRIEPTALMNPVLLKPGGEQSSQVVLLGKPVGELSARGYHGGRQQRLLGTVLDCLAELRGTYDAVICEGAGSPAEINLRRTDIVNMGIARNARLPVLVVGDIDRGGVFASFFGTVALLSPEDQELVAGFLVNKFRGDVSLLEPGLEMLHGLTGRRAYGVLPFRHGLGIDEEDGLRVSLRGTVRESTVSPPVGEDVLRVAVCAIPLMSNFTDVDALAAEPGVVVRFVDRPEELADADLVVIPGTRGTVRALEWLRERGLAEALKHRAAEGRPVLGICGGFQILGEHIEDEVESREGHVAGLGILPVRVRFAREKTLTRPEGEALGERVEGYEIHHGVADILGGEGFISDDKGHSLDGCRVGQTWGTHWHGSLESDGFRRAFLREVAAAAGRRFVPAPDTSFAALREEQLDRLGDLIEQHADTDALWRLIESGAPQGLPFIPPGAPA encoded by the coding sequence GTGAACGGGGGACTTCTCGTCGCCGGCACCACCTCCGACGCCGGCAAGAGCGTCGTGACGGCCGGGATCTGCCGGTGGCTGGTGCGTCAGGGCGTCAAGGTCGCGCCGTTCAAGGCGCAGAACATGTCGCTCAATTCCTTCGTGACCCGTGAGGGCGCGGAGATCGGGCGGGCGCAGGCCATGCAGGCCCAGGCGTGCCGGATCGAGCCGACCGCGCTGATGAACCCGGTGCTGCTCAAGCCGGGCGGCGAGCAGAGCAGCCAGGTGGTGCTGCTGGGCAAGCCGGTGGGCGAGCTGAGCGCCCGCGGCTATCACGGCGGGCGGCAACAGCGGCTGCTGGGCACGGTGCTGGACTGCCTGGCCGAGTTGCGGGGCACGTATGACGCGGTGATCTGTGAGGGGGCGGGTTCACCGGCGGAGATCAATCTGCGCCGGACGGACATCGTGAACATGGGGATCGCGCGAAACGCGCGGCTGCCCGTGCTGGTGGTCGGCGACATCGACCGCGGCGGCGTCTTCGCCTCCTTCTTCGGCACTGTCGCCCTGCTCTCGCCCGAGGACCAGGAACTGGTCGCCGGGTTCCTGGTGAACAAGTTCCGAGGCGATGTCTCCCTGCTGGAGCCCGGGCTGGAGATGCTCCACGGCCTCACCGGGCGGCGCGCCTACGGCGTGCTGCCGTTCCGGCACGGGCTCGGCATCGACGAGGAGGACGGCCTGCGCGTTTCGCTGCGCGGCACGGTCCGCGAGTCGACCGTGTCTCCCCCGGTCGGCGAGGACGTGCTGCGCGTCGCCGTGTGCGCGATCCCGCTGATGTCCAACTTCACGGACGTGGACGCCCTCGCCGCCGAACCGGGTGTCGTGGTGCGGTTCGTGGACCGCCCGGAGGAGCTGGCGGACGCGGACCTGGTGGTGATCCCGGGTACGCGGGGCACGGTGCGTGCGCTGGAGTGGCTGCGGGAGCGCGGGCTGGCGGAGGCGCTGAAGCACCGGGCCGCCGAAGGCCGCCCCGTCCTCGGCATCTGCGGCGGCTTCCAGATCCTCGGCGAGCACATCGAGGACGAGGTCGAGAGCCGCGAGGGGCATGTGGCCGGACTGGGGATCCTGCCCGTGCGGGTGCGGTTCGCCCGCGAGAAGACCCTGACCCGGCCGGAAGGAGAGGCCCTCGGCGAGCGGGTCGAGGGGTACGAGATCCACCACGGGGTCGCCGACATCCTCGGCGGTGAGGGGTTCATCTCCGATGACAAAGGACACAGCCTGGACGGCTGCCGGGTCGGCCAGACCTGGGGCACCCACTGGCACGGTTCGCTGGAGTCGGACGGCTTCCGGCGGGCCTTCCTGCGCGAGGTGGCCGCCGCCGCGGGCCGCCGCTTCGTGCCCGCGCCGGACACCTCCTTCGCCGCGCTGCGCGAGGAGCAGCTCGACCGGCTCGGCGACCTGATCGAACAGCACGCGGACACGGACGCGCTCTGGCGGCTCATCGAGTCGGGCGCGCCGCAAGGACTGCCTTTCATCCCACCGGGAGCGCCTGCATGA
- a CDS encoding cobalamin biosynthesis protein, whose translation MGADRSYAYGAAAGLLGDLLLGDPRHGHPVAAFGRAAAAVDGALWHDHRGWGTLHTVVCAGGAVALGTVAVRAVRPSPAASVALTAAATWAVVGGTSLAREARTIGSALERGDVEAARARLPHLCGRDPQALDADGIARAVVESVAENTSDAVVGALVWGAMAGVPGLLGFRAVNTLDAMVGHKSSRYRRYGWASARLDDVAGWPGARLTAVLAAAAGPDPRGALRAWKADAPKHPSPNAGPVEASFAGALGVRLGGTLSYGGRVEHRPVLNGHTGRAVQVSDIDRAVRLSRRVGLLALGTTVAARLFVKGLAKGLKGRGQ comes from the coding sequence ATGGGTGCCGATCGCAGCTACGCGTACGGCGCCGCCGCCGGCCTCCTCGGTGACCTGCTCCTCGGCGATCCGCGCCACGGGCATCCGGTCGCCGCGTTCGGGCGTGCGGCCGCTGCCGTGGACGGCGCGTTGTGGCACGACCACCGCGGCTGGGGCACCTTGCACACCGTGGTGTGCGCCGGTGGCGCCGTCGCACTCGGCACGGTGGCCGTACGCGCTGTACGCCCCTCCCCCGCCGCTTCCGTCGCGCTGACCGCCGCCGCCACCTGGGCGGTGGTCGGCGGCACTTCGCTCGCGCGCGAGGCCCGCACCATCGGCAGCGCCCTGGAGCGCGGGGATGTCGAGGCGGCGCGGGCGCGGCTGCCGCATCTGTGCGGCCGGGACCCGCAGGCGCTGGACGCCGACGGGATCGCCCGGGCCGTGGTCGAGTCGGTCGCCGAGAACACCTCCGACGCCGTCGTGGGCGCGCTGGTGTGGGGCGCGATGGCCGGGGTGCCCGGGCTGCTCGGCTTCCGGGCCGTCAACACCCTGGACGCGATGGTCGGTCACAAGTCCTCCCGCTACCGCCGTTACGGCTGGGCCTCGGCCCGCCTCGACGACGTGGCCGGCTGGCCGGGAGCCCGGCTGACCGCCGTACTCGCCGCCGCGGCCGGACCCGACCCGCGAGGCGCCCTGCGCGCCTGGAAGGCCGACGCCCCCAAGCACCCGAGCCCCAACGCGGGCCCCGTCGAAGCGTCGTTCGCGGGCGCGCTCGGCGTCCGCCTGGGCGGCACACTCTCCTACGGCGGCCGGGTCGAGCACCGGCCCGTGCTGAACGGCCACACCGGCCGGGCGGTCCAGGTGAGCGACATCGACCGGGCGGTACGGCTCTCCCGCCGCGTCGGCCTGCTCGCGCTCGGCACCACGGTCGCCGCGCGCCTCTTCGTCAAAGGTCTCGCCAAGGGTCTGAAGGGACGTGGACAGTGA